A single region of the Ictalurus punctatus breed USDA103 chromosome 17, Coco_2.0, whole genome shotgun sequence genome encodes:
- the LOC108277537 gene encoding tripartite motif-containing protein 16 isoform X1 has protein sequence MFLHPVFHLLLVCVSTAAAAQRISPSELKSREDFLQYVCYLTLDPNIVHRSIILSEENRTVTRSGTEQRYSDHPERFDSWPQVLCKESVCGRCYWEVEWNSVGVFISVSYKEISRKGRGDECKFGLNSQSWSLCCASTSSVSFQHNGIRTALRGPASSRIGVYVDHSAGTLSFYSISDTMKLLHRVHTTFTQPLYAGIWLPFHNSTIMFCDPR, from the exons atgtttctacatCCTGTTTTCCATCTCCTTTTGGTCTGTGtctccacagctgcagcagCTCAAAGGATTTCACCCTCAGAACTAAAGAGCAGAGAGGATTTTCTGCAGT atGTCTGTTATCTGACTCTGGATCCCAACATAGTACATCGTTCCATTATTCTCTCTGAAGAGAACAGAACGGTGACACGCAGTGGGACAGAACAGCGATACTCTGatcatccagagagatttgactCTTGGCCTCAGGtgttgtgtaaggagagtgtgtgtggacgctgttactgggaggtggagtggAACAGTGTTGGTGTGTTCATATCAGTCTCATATAAAGAGATCAGCAGGAAAGGACGGGGTGATGAGTGCAAGTTTGGACTCAACAGTCAGTCCTGGAGTCTGTGTTGTGCTTCTACTTCTTCTGTCTCTTTCCAGCACAATGGGATTAGGACTGCACTCCGAGGTCCAGCGtcctccagaataggagtgtatgtggatcacagtgcaggaactctgtccttctacagcatctctgacacgatgaagctcctccacagagtccacaccacattcactcagcCTCTATACGCTGGGATCTGGCTACCTTTTCATAACTCAACTATCATGTTTTGTGATCCAAGATGA
- the LOC108277537 gene encoding tripartite motif-containing protein 16 isoform X2, with amino-acid sequence MTKKNAAAAQRISPSELKSREDFLQYVCYLTLDPNIVHRSIILSEENRTVTRSGTEQRYSDHPERFDSWPQVLCKESVCGRCYWEVEWNSVGVFISVSYKEISRKGRGDECKFGLNSQSWSLCCASTSSVSFQHNGIRTALRGPASSRIGVYVDHSAGTLSFYSISDTMKLLHRVHTTFTQPLYAGIWLPFHNSTIMFCDPR; translated from the exons atgaccaaaaaaaatg ctgcagcagCTCAAAGGATTTCACCCTCAGAACTAAAGAGCAGAGAGGATTTTCTGCAGT atGTCTGTTATCTGACTCTGGATCCCAACATAGTACATCGTTCCATTATTCTCTCTGAAGAGAACAGAACGGTGACACGCAGTGGGACAGAACAGCGATACTCTGatcatccagagagatttgactCTTGGCCTCAGGtgttgtgtaaggagagtgtgtgtggacgctgttactgggaggtggagtggAACAGTGTTGGTGTGTTCATATCAGTCTCATATAAAGAGATCAGCAGGAAAGGACGGGGTGATGAGTGCAAGTTTGGACTCAACAGTCAGTCCTGGAGTCTGTGTTGTGCTTCTACTTCTTCTGTCTCTTTCCAGCACAATGGGATTAGGACTGCACTCCGAGGTCCAGCGtcctccagaataggagtgtatgtggatcacagtgcaggaactctgtccttctacagcatctctgacacgatgaagctcctccacagagtccacaccacattcactcagcCTCTATACGCTGGGATCTGGCTACCTTTTCATAACTCAACTATCATGTTTTGTGATCCAAGATGA
- the LOC108278043 gene encoding zona pellucida sperm-binding protein 4 — MANTRVSLVLVGIFLVFNYVSSTPASPQAVKMPPQAPQLSGKPTLQPQIPGQVVKCQVPDYERVPCGEPGINSDQCTTINCCFDGQQCYYGKMVTVQCTLDGQFVLVVARDATVPRISLESISMLGGNTGPCSPVDSNTAFAIYQFPVTACGTTMMVQGGYVFYENRMLSSYEVGVGPRGAITRDTHYELYFQCKYSGVSLATLAIDPSANADPPSIVASGPLQVELRLGNGHCVAKGCAEDEVAYTSYYSAADYPVTKVLREPVYVEVHIVGRTDPNIVLVLGGCWATASPNPYSLPQWDLLVNGCPYKDDRYLTKLMPVNRMSGLAYPTHYRRFVLKMFTFVAPDSMAPMHETLYIHCSTAVCLPTAQGSCEPTCARRRRDAAAEGSAHTSGVVSSGGVIFTQSSSPQFA; from the exons ATGGCAAATACAAGGGTAAGCTTAGTACTTGTGGGGATTTTTCTGGTCTTCAACTATGTGAGCAGTACACCTGCATCTCCACAAGCTGTGAAAATGCCACCTCAAGCTCCTCAGCTTTCTGGGAAGCCTACTTTACAGCCACAGATACCTGGTCAGGTTGTGAAATGCCAAGTGCCAGACTATGAAAGGGTTCCTTGTGGAGAACCTGGCATCAACAGTGATCAGTGCACCACTATAAACTGCTGTTTTGATGGCCAACAGTGCTATTATGGGAAGATGG TGACTGTCCAGTGTACCCTTGATGGCCAGTTTGTGCTGGTGGTGGCCAGAGATGCAACAGTTCCCAGGATAAGCCTGGAGTCCATCAGCATGTTGGGAGGAAACACTGGACCCTGTAGTCCTGTTGACTCCAATACAGCCTTTGCTATATACCAGTTTCCTGTAACTGCTTGTGGGACGACCATGATG GTACAAGGTGGCTATGTGTTCTATGAAAACAGGATGCTCTCTTCCTATGAAGTTGGAGTTGGACCCCGAGGGGCAATCACCAGAGACACTCACTATGA GCTTTACTTCCAGTGTAAATATTCAGGTGTTAGCTTGGCCACTCTGGCTATTGACCCTTCAGCCAATGCTGATCCTCCTTCCATTGTTGCTTCTGGACCACTCCAAGTAGAACTAAGACTAGGAAATGGTCACTGTGTTGCCAAGGGATGTGCAGAAG ATGAAGTAGCCTATACCTCGTACTACAGTGCTGCTGACTACCCTGTGACTAAGGTTCTGAGGGAACCGGTGTATGTTGAAGTGCACATTGTGGGAAGAACTGATCCAAATATTGTCCTGGTTTTGGGAGGCTGCTGGGCGACTGCTTCCCCTAACCCCTACAGCCTTCCCCAGTGGGACCTTCTGGTGAATGG GTGTCCATACAAGGATGACCGCTATTTGACCAAACTCATGCCAGTTAACCGGATGTCTGGACTTGCATACCCTACCCATTACAGACGctttgtcctgaagatgttcaCATTTGTGGCTCCAGACTCTATGGCTCCAATGCATGAGACG CTCTACATCCACTGCAGTACAGCTGTATGTCTTCCAACTGCACAAGGCTCTTGTGAACCCACATGTGCCAGAAGAA GAAGAGATGCTGCTGCAGAAGGCTCTGCTCACACCTCAGGAGTAGTGTCTAGTGGAGGAGTGATCTTTACCCAAAGCTCCTCCCCTCAGTTTGCTTAA
- the LOC108278045 gene encoding zona pellucida sperm-binding protein 4-like: MANTRVNLVLVGLFLIFIYVSSTPASPQAVKMPPQAPQLFGKPTLQPQMPGQVVKCQVQDYERVPCGEPGINSDQCTTINCCFDGQQCYYGKMVTVQCTLDGQFVLVVARDATVPRISLESISMLGGNTGPCSPVDSNTAFAIYQFPVTACGTTMMVQGGYVVYENRMLSSYEVGVGPRGAITRDTHYELYFQCKYSGVSLATLAIDPSANADPPSIVASGPLQVELRLGNGHCVAKGCAEDEVAYTSYYSAADYPVTKVLREPVYVEVHIVGRTDPNIVLVLGGCWATASPNPYSLPQWDLLVNGCPYKDDRYLTKLIPVIGMSGLAYPTHYRRFVLKMFTFVAPDSMAPMHETLYIHCSTAVCLPTAQDSCEPTCARTKRDAAAEGSPHTSGIVSSRGVIFTQSSSPQFA; the protein is encoded by the exons ATGGCAAATACAAGGGTAAATTTAGTACTTGTGGGGCTTTTTCTGATTTTCATCTATGTTAGCAGTACACCTGCATCTCCACAAGCTGTAAAAATGCCGCCTCAAGCTCCTCAGCTTTTTGGGAAGCCCACTTTACAGCCACAGATGCCTGGCCAGGTTGTGAAATGCCAAGTGCAAGACTATGAAAGGGTTCCTTGTGGAGAACCTGGCATCAACAGTGATCAGTGCACCACTATAAACTGCTGTTTTGATGGCCAACAGTGCTATTATGGGAAAATGG TGACTGTCCAGTGTACCCTTGATGGCCAGTTTGTGTTGGTGGTGGCCAGAGATGCAACAGTTCCCAGGATAAGCCTGGAGTCCATCAGCATGTTGGGAGGAAACACTGGACCCTGTAGTCCTGTTGACTCCAATACAGCCTTTGCTATATACCAGTTTCCTGTAACTGCTTGTGGGACGACCATGATG GTACAAGGTGGCTATGTGGTCTATGAAAACAGGATGCTCTCTTCCTATGAGGTTGGAGTTGGACCCCGAGGGGCAATCACCAGAGACACTCACTATGA GCTTTACTTCCAGTGTAAATATTCAGGTGTTAGCTTGGCCACTCTGGCTATTGACCCTTCAGCCAATGCTGATCCTCCTTCCATTGTTGCTTCTGGACCACTCCAAGTAGAACTAAGACTAGGAAATGGCCACTGTGTTGCAAAGGGGTGTGCGGAAG ATGAAGTAGCCTATACCTCATACTACAGTGCTGCTGACTACCCTGTGACTAAGGTTCTGAGGGAACCAGTGTATGTTGAAGTGCACATTGTGGGAAGAACTGATCCAAATATTGTCCTGGTTTTGGGAGGCTGCTGGGCGACTGCTTCCCCTAACCCCTACAGCCTTCCCCAGTGGGACCTTCTGGTTAATGG GTGTCCATACAAGGATGATCGGTATTTGACCAAGCTGATCCCAGTTATTGGGATGTCTGGACTTGCATACCCTACCCATTACAGACGctttgtcctgaagatgttcaCATTTGTGGCTCCAGACTCTATGGCTCCAATGCATGAGACG CTCTACATCCACTGCAGTACAGCTGTATGTCTTCCAACTGCACAAGACTCCTGTGAACCGACATGTGCCAGGACAA AAAGAGATGCTGCTGCAGAAGGCTCTCCTCACACCTCAGGAATAGTGTCTAGCAGAGGAGTGATCTTTACCCAAAGTTCCTCACCTCAGTTTGCTTGA